A section of the Elizabethkingia anophelis R26 genome encodes:
- the lgt gene encoding prolipoprotein diacylglyceryl transferase, whose product MSLLYINWDVNPEIVNIGGGFPLKYYGLLFCIGLILCYNLLGKVYKKEQLSEKAHEALFAYAFIGILVGARLGHCLFYDFDYYSQHPLEVFLPIQKGEDGAYHFIGYAGLASHGGVIGLIIMMIFYARKYKIQFLRIFDIIAIVAPLGGAFIRLGNLMNSEIIGTQSNLPWAFVFRHVDDVPRHPAQLYEAISYFIIFFLVYFIYQKGIFKAGKGFYFGISICLIFILRIAVEFIKVDQVNFEHGMILNMGQILSIPFIILGLFFIIKNLLGMKKLQTS is encoded by the coding sequence ATGAGTTTACTTTACATCAACTGGGATGTAAATCCTGAAATCGTTAATATAGGTGGCGGATTTCCCTTAAAATATTATGGTTTATTATTTTGTATAGGATTAATTCTTTGCTATAATCTTCTTGGAAAAGTATATAAAAAAGAGCAGCTGAGTGAAAAAGCACACGAAGCTTTATTTGCTTATGCATTTATTGGCATTCTGGTTGGTGCCAGATTAGGACATTGCCTATTCTATGATTTCGATTATTATTCCCAACACCCGCTGGAAGTATTTTTGCCTATTCAGAAAGGTGAAGATGGTGCTTATCATTTTATCGGATATGCAGGGCTGGCAAGTCATGGTGGTGTAATCGGTCTTATTATTATGATGATATTCTATGCCCGGAAATACAAAATTCAGTTTCTGAGAATCTTCGATATTATTGCTATTGTTGCTCCTTTAGGTGGTGCATTTATCCGATTAGGAAATCTGATGAACTCAGAAATAATAGGTACTCAATCTAACTTACCATGGGCATTTGTATTCAGACATGTAGATGATGTTCCGAGACATCCTGCTCAGTTATATGAAGCGATTTCTTATTTTATTATCTTCTTTTTAGTTTATTTTATCTACCAGAAAGGAATCTTTAAAGCAGGAAAAGGTTTTTACTTTGGAATAAGCATCTGCCTTATTTTCATCTTAAGAATAGCTGTAGAATTTATAAAAGTAGATCAGGTGAATTTCGAACACGGAATGATTTTAAATATGGGACAAATCTTAAGTATTCCGTTTATAATACTGGGACTCTTTTTTATCATTAAGAATCTTCTGGGCATGAAGAAACTTCAGACTTCATAA
- a CDS encoding GLPGLI family protein, giving the protein MNKCILLLVLLISNIFFSQNQQFIYEYKYISDSTQKQNIENEIMILSIGKEKSEYFSQSAYAVDSVLSENFKRGINSMPPNKIMTYTRVIKRNDSPNNLEFFENIASRRYNINEEIQIHWELSHETIQILNFKAQKATAKYGGRKWTAWFCQEIPIPNGPYKFGGLPGLIVKIEDDTKSYIWEIKGIKHEKRNFVYPIRSRDTDAIKITYPQYIKAFRNYRSDPSSNIGEIPDHYSGGKFINGAERKRELIKEYKEDFLKDNNIIEIEMLKRH; this is encoded by the coding sequence ATGAACAAATGCATTTTACTTTTAGTACTTCTTATCAGCAATATATTTTTCAGTCAGAATCAACAATTTATTTATGAGTACAAATACATTTCTGATTCCACTCAAAAACAAAATATTGAGAATGAAATAATGATTTTAAGCATTGGTAAGGAAAAATCTGAATATTTCAGTCAGAGTGCCTATGCAGTAGATTCTGTACTATCTGAAAATTTTAAAAGAGGAATAAACTCTATGCCTCCAAATAAAATCATGACTTATACCAGAGTAATTAAAAGAAACGATTCCCCTAATAATTTGGAATTCTTCGAAAATATAGCTAGCAGACGCTATAATATTAATGAAGAAATTCAAATTCATTGGGAGCTCTCACATGAGACTATTCAGATACTAAACTTTAAGGCTCAAAAGGCAACTGCAAAATACGGAGGAAGAAAATGGACGGCATGGTTTTGTCAGGAAATTCCTATTCCAAATGGTCCGTATAAATTTGGAGGATTGCCCGGATTAATAGTAAAAATCGAAGATGATACTAAAAGTTACATCTGGGAAATAAAGGGTATCAAACATGAAAAAAGAAATTTTGTATATCCCATAAGAAGTAGAGATACTGATGCCATAAAAATAACCTACCCACAATATATAAAAGCATTTAGAAATTACAGAAGTGATCCGTCTAGTAATATTGGTGAAATTCCGGATCATTACTCAGGAGGAAAATTTATAAATGGGGCTGAAAGAAAGCGTGAACTGATAAAAGAGTATAAAGAAGATTTTTTAAAAGATAATAACATCATCGAAATAGAGATGTTAAAGAGGCATTAG
- a CDS encoding serine hydrolase domain-containing protein, translating into MYSKRIFSAFLFLFTITTLFSQNLEQKTDSIIKTEFGDINGPGGVFMITKDGKPVYKKAFGKSNLELNTDLNPESVFQLGSITKQFTAIAILILEEQGKLKVTDPVSKYVPDYPSGNKITIHHLLTHTSGIKDFTKMKSLQDIAQKEMTPKMMVDFFKNEPIDFAPGEKFEYNNAGYVLLGYIIELTSGVTYENFIQKNIFDKAGMTNSYYASDRKVIKNRAYGYHKKGNVYVNKSIISFSVSFSSGSLMSTTADMLKWQKALNQNLLLKPKNIQKSYRKYKLNSGQEFTYGYGWHIKEITGQPTREHGGSIFGFKTMGIYFPKQDIYILGLSNCDCNSPTKVTSDIAALAIKTLGSQK; encoded by the coding sequence ATGTACAGTAAAAGAATTTTTTCAGCGTTTCTATTTCTATTTACCATTACTACACTATTTTCTCAGAATTTGGAGCAAAAAACAGATAGTATTATCAAAACAGAATTTGGAGACATCAATGGTCCAGGCGGAGTATTCATGATTACAAAGGATGGAAAACCTGTGTACAAAAAGGCATTTGGAAAATCAAATTTGGAATTAAATACAGATTTGAACCCTGAAAGTGTGTTCCAATTAGGCTCTATAACTAAACAATTTACAGCTATTGCAATACTTATTCTTGAAGAACAAGGAAAACTAAAGGTAACGGATCCAGTATCCAAATATGTACCGGACTACCCTTCCGGAAATAAAATCACAATTCATCATCTGCTAACCCATACCTCCGGAATCAAAGACTTTACAAAAATGAAATCTTTACAAGATATCGCACAGAAGGAAATGACTCCCAAAATGATGGTTGATTTCTTCAAAAATGAACCAATAGATTTTGCTCCGGGAGAGAAATTTGAATACAATAATGCTGGCTATGTTTTACTGGGCTATATTATAGAATTAACTTCCGGAGTTACTTATGAAAATTTTATACAGAAAAATATTTTTGATAAAGCAGGTATGACAAATTCATATTATGCAAGTGACCGAAAAGTGATTAAAAACAGAGCTTATGGATATCATAAGAAAGGAAATGTTTATGTCAATAAATCAATTATCAGCTTTAGTGTTTCTTTTTCATCGGGATCGTTAATGTCTACTACAGCTGACATGCTAAAGTGGCAAAAAGCCCTTAATCAGAATTTATTGCTAAAACCTAAAAATATCCAGAAATCTTATAGAAAATATAAACTTAATAGCGGGCAGGAATTTACTTACGGTTACGGCTGGCATATTAAAGAAATTACAGGACAGCCGACAAGAGAACACGGCGGAAGCATTTTTGGATTTAAAACAATGGGTATCTATTTTCCTAAACAGGACATTTATATTCTTGGACTAAGCAATTGTGATTGTAATTCTCCTACAAAAGTGACATCAGACATTGCTGCTCTGGCTATCAAAACCTTAGGAAGTCAAAAATAG
- a CDS encoding aminotransferase-like domain-containing protein codes for MKNDFLYSSITHKLSAQIKSGVLKEGERLPSVRALCQNHNVSMNTAKRVFLELESQSLIYSVPQSGYFVSQLPYLRLPLPETSKPSPVASSNEPNELINKVFTNIGREDLTLFSIGAPDGELIPLPQLKKEVIQATRTLKGGGTSYESLQGNVTLRRMIAARSLNWGGNLNEDDIITTNGGMNSLSFCLMALTKPGDTIAIESPCYPGILQLAISLRLKVLELPTHPETGLLVDELEKLVSKIDICLLIPNFNTPLGSCMPDENKKAVVQLLSKHNIPIVEDDVYGDLHFGNKRPSCCKAFDTEGNVLWCSSISKTLAAGYRVGWIAPGKYKDQIMKLKLVHSICSNSIINESVGSFLKSGKYEKHLWQLRKTLQENYLNYAQTIAQHFPEGTKISQPKGGLALWVEFSGDINTVELFELAMKKNICIAPGRVFTLQDQYHNCMRLTLGLPWNESLKEKLIEVGNLAKTLIK; via the coding sequence ATGAAAAACGATTTCCTATACAGTTCCATTACACACAAACTTTCTGCTCAGATCAAAAGCGGGGTTTTGAAAGAAGGTGAAAGACTGCCCTCTGTGAGAGCTTTATGTCAGAATCATAACGTAAGTATGAACACTGCTAAAAGAGTTTTTCTGGAGTTGGAATCTCAGTCTCTTATTTATTCAGTACCACAATCAGGATATTTTGTAAGCCAGCTTCCTTATCTTCGCTTACCACTCCCAGAGACGAGTAAGCCATCCCCAGTCGCCAGCAGCAACGAACCCAATGAACTTATTAACAAGGTATTTACAAACATTGGACGTGAAGACTTAACACTTTTCTCTATTGGTGCACCAGACGGTGAGCTAATCCCGTTACCCCAACTGAAGAAGGAAGTGATACAGGCTACAAGAACTCTAAAAGGAGGCGGAACTTCTTATGAATCTCTACAAGGCAATGTAACGCTTCGCCGTATGATTGCAGCCAGGTCTCTTAACTGGGGCGGAAATCTAAATGAAGACGATATTATTACTACCAACGGCGGCATGAACTCTTTATCTTTCTGTTTGATGGCTCTTACCAAACCGGGAGATACAATTGCAATAGAAAGTCCTTGCTATCCGGGAATATTGCAGTTGGCGATAAGCCTGAGATTAAAAGTACTGGAACTTCCGACCCACCCTGAAACCGGACTTTTGGTTGATGAACTGGAAAAACTGGTTTCAAAAATAGATATATGTCTTCTAATTCCAAATTTTAATACTCCTTTAGGCAGCTGTATGCCTGATGAAAATAAAAAAGCTGTAGTACAGCTTCTATCAAAGCATAATATTCCAATTGTGGAAGATGATGTGTACGGAGATCTTCATTTTGGCAATAAAAGACCAAGCTGTTGTAAAGCTTTTGATACAGAAGGTAATGTACTCTGGTGCAGTTCTATATCCAAAACCCTTGCAGCGGGGTACCGTGTGGGATGGATAGCCCCGGGAAAATACAAAGATCAGATTATGAAATTAAAACTGGTACACTCTATCTGCTCTAACTCCATTATTAATGAAAGCGTTGGCAGCTTCCTAAAAAGTGGTAAATATGAAAAACATTTATGGCAGCTTCGTAAAACACTTCAGGAAAACTATTTAAACTATGCACAAACCATTGCTCAACATTTTCCGGAAGGGACCAAGATAAGCCAGCCCAAAGGAGGACTTGCCTTGTGGGTGGAATTCTCTGGAGATATTAATACCGTTGAACTTTTTGAGCTGGCAATGAAAAAGAATATCTGTATTGCTCCGGGACGTGTATTTACACTCCAGGATCAATATCACAATTGTATGCGCCTGACTCTTGGATTACCATGGAATGAGTCGTTAAAAGAAAAATTAATTGAAGTGGGAAATCTGGCCAAAACACTGATTAAATAA
- a CDS encoding DMT family transporter produces the protein MRDTVISTAQTDNTTKGWINGFIGVLLFSGSLPATKVAVMDLSPYFVTAARASIAGVLALLVLLIFKEKRPSKQQIVPIMLVSLGGVVGFPLLSAMALQYFTSAHSIVFIGLLPLATAIFGIFRGGEKAPKPLFWVFSILGSLLVVGYAVAQGISVAPVGDLLMILAIILCALSYAEGAKLSKDLGGWQVISWALVIALPITAPLTFFLLPESLDTVSIPAWMGVAYVALFSMFIGFIFWYKGLAQGGIAAVGQLQQLQPFFALALASTLLHEKVSIGMIAVTLGVILCVVGAKKYAK, from the coding sequence ATGAGAGATACTGTAATATCTACTGCACAAACTGACAATACAACAAAAGGCTGGATCAATGGCTTTATAGGAGTCTTACTTTTCAGCGGGTCATTACCAGCAACAAAAGTTGCCGTTATGGATTTATCTCCATATTTTGTAACCGCAGCAAGAGCTTCTATCGCAGGAGTTCTGGCATTATTAGTTCTGCTTATTTTTAAAGAAAAAAGACCTTCGAAACAGCAAATTGTTCCTATTATGTTGGTTTCCCTCGGAGGTGTAGTAGGATTCCCTTTATTATCCGCAATGGCTTTGCAGTATTTTACCTCTGCTCATTCTATTGTATTTATAGGTTTATTGCCTTTAGCAACTGCCATATTCGGGATTTTTCGTGGTGGAGAGAAAGCACCAAAGCCTCTTTTTTGGGTATTCTCAATTTTAGGGAGCCTGTTGGTTGTTGGTTATGCAGTAGCTCAAGGAATTTCTGTAGCCCCGGTTGGAGATCTTTTAATGATTCTGGCAATTATATTATGTGCTTTGAGTTATGCTGAAGGTGCAAAACTTTCAAAAGATCTGGGTGGGTGGCAGGTTATTTCGTGGGCACTAGTTATCGCATTGCCTATTACTGCTCCGTTAACTTTCTTTCTGCTTCCGGAATCTTTGGATACAGTAAGTATTCCAGCATGGATGGGAGTTGCTTATGTTGCTTTATTCAGTATGTTTATAGGATTTATATTCTGGTACAAAGGACTTGCACAGGGAGGCATTGCAGCAGTAGGACAACTACAGCAATTGCAACCATTTTTTGCATTGGCGTTAGCCTCCACCTTGCTTCACGAAAAAGTAAGTATTGGTATGATTGCAGTCACTTTAGGGGTTATCCTTTGTGTAGTCGGTGCCAAGAAATATGCTAAATAA
- a CDS encoding OsmC family protein: MKEHHYQTKVEWTGNKGSGTDHYKNYERSHNIIVEQKAVIQASSDPAFLGDPTKHNPEDLLVSSLSSCHMLWYLHFCSANHIIVEEYTDEAQGIMFEEQNGNGYFKEVTLNPVVIVKSSDMIEKAIELHKKANEYCFIANSVNFPVKHNPIVKTK, encoded by the coding sequence ATGAAGGAGCACCATTACCAGACTAAGGTTGAGTGGACCGGTAATAAAGGTTCGGGTACAGATCACTATAAAAATTACGAAAGAAGCCACAATATTATTGTTGAACAAAAAGCTGTAATTCAGGCATCTTCTGATCCTGCTTTTCTGGGTGATCCAACCAAACATAATCCTGAAGATTTACTGGTATCATCTCTTTCTTCATGCCATATGCTTTGGTACCTGCACTTCTGCTCTGCAAATCATATTATCGTAGAGGAATATACAGATGAAGCTCAGGGTATAATGTTTGAAGAACAAAATGGAAATGGCTATTTTAAAGAAGTAACACTTAATCCGGTTGTTATTGTTAAAAGCAGCGATATGATTGAAAAAGCTATCGAACTTCATAAAAAGGCAAATGAATACTGCTTTATCGCTAATTCTGTGAATTTCCCTGTAAAACATAATCCAATAGTTAAAACAAAATAA
- a CDS encoding GyrI-like domain-containing protein: MHHKLDTFYVIGIAVRTTNENQKAAQDIPVLWNKFMTEGIINQIPNKADHAIYCIYTDYEKDYTKPYTTILGCKVNSLDTIPEGMVGKIIESSDYSKQTIKGNLTEGIVYNKWLKIWNMDLDRSYTADFEIYDEKAQNPENAEVDIFIAVK, encoded by the coding sequence ATGCACCACAAGCTCGACACATTTTACGTAATAGGTATCGCCGTAAGAACAACAAATGAAAACCAGAAGGCAGCCCAGGATATTCCGGTATTATGGAATAAGTTTATGACAGAAGGGATCATAAACCAGATACCGAATAAAGCTGATCATGCTATTTATTGTATTTACACAGATTACGAGAAAGATTACACAAAACCTTATACTACTATTTTAGGATGTAAGGTAAACAGTCTGGATACTATTCCTGAAGGAATGGTCGGGAAGATTATTGAATCTTCAGATTATAGTAAACAAACTATAAAAGGAAACTTGACAGAAGGTATTGTTTACAATAAATGGCTGAAAATATGGAATATGGATCTCGACAGAAGCTATACAGCAGATTTTGAAATTTATGATGAAAAAGCACAAAACCCTGAAAACGCTGAAGTTGATATTTTCATAGCGGTTAAATAA